Below is a window of Musa acuminata AAA Group cultivar baxijiao chromosome BXJ3-11, Cavendish_Baxijiao_AAA, whole genome shotgun sequence DNA.
CCCTAATTCATTCAACCTTTTAATAAATAGATTCCAATTGGCAGTTTCTTAGACTTGTCAATCTAATAAGTACAAACATGCTAAACGTGTTTACCAACCATGGTTGATGCAACTCATTTGAGCAAACTGAACAATTGTATGTAAGATCTATGGTTATGGAGTTACAAGAGATTAattgaaggccaaaacaagaattggttgtctcttaatattcaaaaCCTGCAATTACTTACAAGATCATAAGTTCCAACCTTTTGATCCTTGGTAAAATCAACAAGTGACCTTATTCTTGCTGTGAATCTTCTGCAAGATACTTGGAACTGTTGTCCAGTGCAAAGGATTGCAAGTTGCAACAAGGTTAAAAAATTACATATGGAGGTTCTTTTTGTGAAAAGTAGGAAGAACAAGTCAAAGATACTAGTTGAGATTTTTCAAAAAGTACACTAGCAGTTCTCATCACTTTTATCTGTACGATGCATTGAAAAGTTAGTTGCAGCTGCTAGGCGGTCTAGTTAGAAATACAAAAAGCCAAGTTAGACTTGATCAGGTGCTCAATATCTTGTGTTTGATTTTCAAGGAGTCAACTGGGTTCAAAGACATTCATAAAAGTTATGATAAGTTGATAACACAGAAAAATGAAAAAGTAAAATATGGAAAATAGATGATAAAAATAGACAAAGAAGATGTGAAACCAATGATGTTGTCATCCTAACATACCTTGAGCCACAGGACTAGAGCAAAATATGAACAATGGATGACAGAAATTACGAAAGTGCAGGACGGTTGATGCTATTATCCATCATTTCTTTGGTCGTGGGAGTTTtgtacatttagagaaaaagaaaaaacaaagacaCTGGAGGATCTGTGACAACTTATGGTGTCGGATGAGTCCTATTCCCCAAAATTTAAGTTATTGGGTCTCCAAATCGATTGATTCTGATCTATATTTGGATCATCGGTTCTGAATGTAAGATTTTTACAAAGTTGCAAAACTAACTCTCTCAAGTCTCAAATGAATATCTTGTATCAATGCATTTTGGAAAGAAGTCAAGAGATCTACTTATTTTACCAAACGGCCGTCAATTCTAAGAAAAGTTTTGGCTAaaatcagcttgaattcaagttaaatcgATTGAGCACAGTCTAATTAAGAATTCCTTGCAACACTGCCATTTCCCAAGCATAAACATTTGATCTTGCTACCTTTGATCTTACAACTAACAATGAGTACCCCTACTTGCACCTTGTTCCTTTTTGTCTGTAAGAAGCCTCTCCAATTCCTTTTGGCAGTTTGAAGACAAGGTGTAGAAATGGTTTTCTGTAAGAGCTCCTTAGGCTTATGTAAGAATCTCAATATGATGGAATTTGATTAGATAGTGGTTTTCTGTCTTTTTTATTTAGGGTTAAGTGTTAGGATATTGGACCTCTTTGTATGTAGCTTGTTTTATAAGTTGATGTGATTATTGATTTTGTACAGGCTCTTTGGCCGTATATTCCTTCTTCCGCCCAAATCTTCTCAAGTCCTCACCCTTTGCACAAATGTTGTTGTACCAGTTGGTATTAAAGCGTGCTGTATGTATGTTCAATCATGATGGCCACTCAATATTTTTTTcaggaagaaaggaagaagattatgcatgaaatatatcTTGTGTTGCAAGGcaggcatgaaaatattaaaatgatcTTTTGACCAAAAGTGGAGCAACAGACAATGGAAGATCATGTTGCAGAGTAAACAGAGATCATGCAAAAAAGAAGGGCATTTTGTTTGTTGAGTGATCAAGTGACCAAAGCCAAGAACTCGGAGATCAAGAAGATATTGTCATTGCAAATTTTCCATCATCAATAGACCTCTTACCTACATTGACAAAATCCGATCTAGGAGCTTGCAGAAGCTTATTTGACCTACACTCCCTACTTTACTTTAGATATTGTTATGCTTGTCGAGCAAGGTTCAAAATTTATCTTTCATTAGCAACATGTGGAGATGACTCAAAGGAGAGAAGACTCTGCAACAGGCTTTTGATATCTAGATAACCTCTGCACAGCAGAATCAGTTGATGTGATTCAAGCCTCTAGGTTAGGCTGAAGTCTTGTTGTCTATGATAGAGCATTTGCATACATATCCGAAACTAACTATAATTTTCTTGAAGATTTTTTTGGCTTAATTTTGTACTATTTTTTTACACTGATCTAGATTGTCTATAATATATATGTGAAACCTGGAGATCTTTAAATTTGGGAATCCTAATATGATAGAATTTAATTAGATATTTGTTTTCCCTCTTCTGTAAGCTTAGAGTTTAAGTAATCAAGATCATAGGTCTCTTTTGTATTCAGCTTATATGATTAATTCATGTGATTATTGAGTTTCTAGGGCCTTTGGCCTAAATTTTTCTTCTTCTACATTCTCTCTTCTCTATTCCCCTTAGTCCTAATAATGTCTTGTCACATTAAGCTGCCTCAAGAATTTACAGAAGTCATTTACTAATGGTCCATATATTGATCGTCTTTCGTAATAAAAAACCTATTGCATATGCACAGTATATTGGAAGCtacaaatataattataattacgaGGCATTTGATGCGGGAGTATATTTGTCATTTGATACAATTTAGGTATAGTTAGGTCTTACTTGAGTCTAGATCGGATCAAGTTAATATCTACTCGATGCATCAGCCTCCAAGGATTTACCGAATGGCCACTGATGGATTTCACTCAATATTTCTTCATTTTGATCAATTTTTACGATGAGACATTCATGAAGACTTTGTATTTGCATTACCGACCATCGTTCAACGTGAATATCATCAAGGCTTGAATGATCTAAGTAGGAATGTCATTCGAGACAGGAAAAGTTCATTAGGGTCTCATATAAGATTACTTGAATCTGACCTGACTTTGATTAAAATGAACTATTTTCTAGTTTCTTGGTCTTTTTTTATTATCGAGAGTATCTAGTAAGCATCCAGTTATAGTAGTATTGCTGTTTATTAGTGCTATTTTAGGTCTAATTGGATTGACACATTCTTGGATTTTATCCTTGCATTGAAGCAGACTTCTGCCTGTCTTTTTATTGGAATTTTAATATGCATTTCTATTATATTAGGATAATCTCTGATACCATATCATGCTTGGTTATACATGCAGAACATACATATTCAGAACCACCAAAATGGATGTGTGGCAAAGGACGAGTGACCATTCAATTTGGATGCTGTTATAACTATTCTATGGTACTAAGCTTTTCAACCTTTGCACAAAAACTGTAAAGAAGATGCATGACGAACTAACAAAAGTTTGATTGTAGGATAAGAATGGAAATCCTCCAGGAATCCTGAAGAATGTTGTTGCTGACCCAGTTCCTCATCTTTTCAAGGTGATAATAAGAAGGCTGGTTCGTTGGCATGTAATTCCAAGAACATGTATTCCTGACAGTTGTATTGTCAACATCTATGAACTGGGAGACAGCATTCCACCTCATATTGACAGCCATGATTTTGTTCGACCATTCTGTACCGTGTCATTTCTTAGCGAGTGCAATATACTTTTTGGATCAAATTTACAGATTGCTGGGTCAGGCGAGTTTCCTGGCTCAGTCGCTATCCCCTTGCCTGTCGGGTAAGTTCGATAGGCTAACATCTTCGTCATTTTAATGTATATACGTCCATATTGCTGAATTTAAAGATGGATTACCTTTTTAGATGTCTTTGATTGACTACTATATCTACCCAGTTTACAAATGTCATTTCTGTTTATTTAACTAACCATAATGGGCGATGCATGTCAGTAACATCTGAATATTACTTTCTATACTAGAAATAAGAACCGATGCAGGTATCTATCTACTTCAGAGGTAGGTCTATCTGGATTGATGGAAATTGTTATGTTGCTAGAGATCTTGTACCGTAATATTGTAATTGTGAATTTACATCCCATGATCTTTATGACAAATTAGTTATGCTTGATCTTACAGAATCAGTTAACTTTGCCTGGCTGATGTTTTAATTTCTATCTTATTTAGGTCGGTACTTGTGTTGAATGGTAATGCAGCTGATGTTGCAAAGCATTGCATCCCAGCTGTCCCATCGAAAAGGTATGCTTCTTGTAACTTCTATAAATCATTCCTTATTTTCATGCCCATGGATCTGACGATGCTCATGTTTTTCCCCGAGATCACAGAATTTCCATTACCTTCAGAAAAATGGATGAGTCCAAGTGGCCAGTCGGGTTTCTACCTGCTGCAGATTTACAGAATATCCAACCACTAGAATACACTGCAGAAGCCAAGGGACACCCACGTCAGGATAAGAACAGCCAACCTGTAATCGAGAGTAAAAGCTTCAAGAAAGGAAAGAGAACTAAAGGAAGGCCAGGTGCGATGAAGCCTGGACCAAATTTTCAGGACAGGCAgcatcattccaatgattcaggCATTCATGCAAGGAGATCAAACCTGGATGGCCAGTCCCCCAGTAATAGCAGCAGTAATAGTTTCGGAAGGGGAAGCATCTCGGGGCAGAGGATTACTGAATCAaaattcagaccagaattccaaGATTTCGAATCACATGAAGTTGTCCACTCGCCTACAGACTCAACAGCACACGTACAGCATGGAGAGGAAGAAACTGGTAATGTGGATAGAAGGGAACACGGCGGAAGGGTGGTACGGTTGGAACAACGACGAATCATCATCAGCAGCAGCGTGGAGGGAGGGGTTGAAGACCTGGCACCAGCGAATCGATTTTCAGACCTGCCTCGTGTTTCTCGGGTTCAGGTGCGATCCTTGAATAGCAGCAGCAGGCGAAAGGTTAGAATGAACTTGTCTGATGGTCAGTCAAGTTGCTGAACTTCTCCTACTCGTGGTTTAGATGGATTGGTTTGGTTTTTTGTGGCCTTCTATTTTGTGAAAGTATGACTTGACATTTTCTATTCATTATTGTAATCTAATGCTTGTGTTACAGGGACATTTAGTTTGGTCAAGGAAGAAATTTATATTGTCCTTTAACGAAATCCAGTTTTCGGCCAAAACCAATATAATTATATATCCAAAGTGATTTCACATCTATCTATCCCGCCAGAGTGATGTCAGTATTCCGATTATTTTGATGATCCCTCTTCGTCTTCGTCAATCCTTTGGTTTATCTCACGTTCACTGGTCCATTTTTCATTCGGGTGAATCTCACTGCTTCCTTCTGCTGGTTTCAAAGAGAAATTCTGCAATGAACTCTATTACCCCAAGAACATCTTCTCTCCCAGGTTTGTGTTTCTATCCCATTTAAACTCGAGAAAATTTCATGTTATCTGTGTTGTCATTGTTCTATCGTCGCAATTCATCAAATAGAATATGGATTCGTGAAGTTCACTAGTAAAGACATAAGCAGGTTGCAGAAGATTTATCTCTTGAATCTGAGAAGGCGAAGGAGTTCTCACAGGTAAAGACTGCTTTTTTACATCTCTTCATTTCCTCTTATTGAAATCTCAAAGTGGCTCTAATATCTTCTGTATCTAATTTAATTAGCCTAATTAATCAACCGTATGGTATCAAATATATGAGATGGACAGCGGGTGTCTGGTGGAGCCATGCTCATGCAGCTGCTTTTCCGTATGGTATCACTGCTTGTCACTGATGCTAGCAGTGGAGGCAGCATCTCCTCCTCGGTTGAAGAATGTATGTTTGGCCAGTGGTTGAACGCCTGTCATCGTAAGATAGCACCGTCCAACGATGAAGGGACAGAGAGCGCACTCCTCCACTTAGCAGCCGCCCACTGGAGTAGTGGAGGAGGCGTCGTTTGTCTCTCCCATTTTTTGCATGGCCGCCCTTTCTCGCAAGGAATCGAGTAAAGAGCGGTCACGTCAATCGGTCGCTGCTGGAGATGCCGATTGGCTGCTGCAAAAGGTTCACAGACAATTATTCTCTTCTAAAAAGTCTCTCCTTTTGCTCCCACTACGCGCGCGACCCCAACAGCACATCTCAAATTATTTACGATGAATTCttaaagaaaatctttatttttagatttttttgatgAGAAATACTCGACGCCCAATACATGATGTGACTGCTAAAAGATGaggtctatctatctatctatccatctCTGTATGCGGTCGGCGACTCTTAACCTTCGGGCACACAGAAATGGAGAGCTCATCGAAGCTGGCACAGGACTACGCCCGGGATGGCTCGGTGGATCTCAAAGGCAACCCTGTGTCGAGGTCTCAGAGAGGTGGATGGTTTGCTTGCTACTTCATCGTCGGTAAGAAGTCTGATTTGATCTCCATCGTCGTCGAGGGCTTCCTTTCCCTTACCTACTCGATCGTAGTCACTGATGTGATGTACGTACGTATACACGCAGTGTACGACGCTGTGGAGAGGATGGCGTACCAGGGGATATCATCCAACCTGGTGCTGTACCTTACCAGGAATCTGCACCAAGGCACGCTGACCGCCGCCAACAATGTCACGTACTGGGTGGGAACTGGATACTTGATGCCCGTTCTGGGCGCTTATGTCGCGGACGCACATCTCGGACGATACTGGACCTTCGTCCTCTCCTCGGCCATCTATTTCCTGGTATGCATGCATATGTTCGCACACCTGTATCATCTATATGATTGCTttggctgctgttgctgctgctctaAGGTGTCCAAGGTGactaacattatatatatatatatatatatatatatatatatatatatatatatatatatatatatatatatatatatatatatatatatatatatatatatatatatatatatatatatatatatatataataataataataataataataataataataataataataaataataataataaaaaaactttaaatcCTAATTATTTGGATCAGTTATATGAATTTTTTATCATCATTTATatccataaaaaaatcatatgcttaattaaggttaaaatatttatatttatatttataatttctattgaaATAAGTTCTTTTTATCTCTCTTTGTACcactaaattaattaatttattttatttctaaCTATTACATCTGTTAAGCACATAATCTTAAACGTTAAATATATAACTGTTTgacttatttaattatatttttcagtTGATTAATTTCAAAACTATTACTGATTCTAACTCTATTCACATCATGTTGGcttttttttcttggaatttaTTTTCAGGtgaaagatcttttttttttttgttggtagAATCGGAGTTTTTGGGAAGAACTCTCGGGTTCTCTCTTTATTGTATGGCTGATTGATTGCTCGTTTAATTGATAGCAATTTCTATTTTATCTTAAAGAAAAGATTAGTTTTAAGAGCCTTTAATcggtagcaatttatattttctcttAAAGAAAAGATTAGTCTTAAGAGCCTTAGTGAGGTTAGAAGTCCTTTAAATTATCTATAATCTTCATATATAGGCCAATGGTCTTACAAATTGAGAGATCGAGTtaagatatttataattttactagtgattgtgatgaataaaaattctTAGTTATTTTGTTTCTATTTTGTTCTCTTCGACCGTATGTTTTATATGACTAATTGAAACCCACTAACTTTCTAAAATAATTTTCAATATGACATCATTGTGTATTTTATTTTGAGAGCCACTGAatattagatttaataattagtGAAATTAGATCTAATCTTAATAATCTTTAACAAAGACGAATTtacaaataagaaatataatacacacaatgtatatatatatatatatatatatatatatatatatatatatatatatatatatataatgcatgagaaaattaattataagtttcaatatatcaatatatttGTGGAATAtcctaatttaattatatatctaaaatatattaaaattaagattgatttataaagatacaataaatatattattattaacttaagtAAGTATTTTTTAATCAGTAATTCAAGTTCATTAAAATTAGCAAATCAGGaccaaatttttataatttatgcatGAATGAGGTAAAAATAAATCTAACTAACCAAACTGAAACCTAAACCGAATCCAGCcataattaaaatcaaaattaacCTGATGATTAATTGGTTCAAAATCGAATCCGGTTTGATTTTAGTTCCTAGGTTTGGAAAATTAAAACCGTCAATTCTAATTTTGGTTGAAACCatacttataaattaatttttattatttaaaaataaatttataattttttatatttaaaaaataataataaataaaaaaattaaccatCCGATCCCATTCCTATAACTGAAACCGTGGCGAGGCAAAAGATTAATTGAACAGTTATTGTAGCAGTTATTCCGTTAGGAAGAGACGACCGCACAACTCTCCATCCGCCGCTCCATAAGCGGCGGCTTCTGATctccttttgccctttctctgcGACAGGGAATGTGCCTGCTAACGTTGGCCGTCTCCTTGCCATCGTTAAGACCGCCTCCTTGCACTCACCAGGGCGACGCTCCCAAGTGTTCGCCGGCCTCGGTGCTGCAGGTGGGTGTCTTCCTCGGTGCACTCTACGTGGTCGCATTTGGATCTGGAGGAACCAAGCCCAACATCTCCACCATCGGCGCCGACCAGTTCGATGAATTCGATCCCCGGGAGAGGGCTCACAAGATCTCCTTCTTCAACTGGTGGTTCTTCAGTTCCTTCCTCGGAACCCTCTTCGCAGGCATCGTCTTGGTGTTCATCCAGGACAACGTGGGCTGGCCCTTGGGATATGGAATCCCCACCATCGCCCTCCTCCTCTCCGTCTCCATCTTCTTGTCCGGCACTCGTTTCTACCGGCATAAGGTTCCTCAGGGCAGCCCGCTCACCAGGATGGCAAGAGTCATCGTGGCCGCCATCAGAAAATGGAATCTCCCCCTCCCCAAGAGTGCAGCAGAGCTCCATGAACTGGATCCCGAGGAGTACACGAGGAAGGGACAGTTTAGGATCCTTCCTTCGGATTCCTTGAGGTTAGTAGGCACGCTTGCAGTGTCTGTTATCCTATCTGATCCGCGTTCATTCTCGGTGGATGTCACGCATGCAGGCTTCTCAACAAAGCAGCGGTGAGAGTTGGCTCAACGTCGACGCCATGGATGCTGACCACTGTCACGGAAGTCGAGGAAACCAAACAGATGCTGCGGATGATCCCGATTTGGGTCGCGTGCTTCTTTCCATCCACCGTAGTCGCCCAGGTGAACACTCTGTTCGTGAAGCAGGGCACCACCCTGGACCGCCGAATCAATGTAGGTCGTCACCACCTCCAAATCCCTCCTGCCACCCTCGTGTCGTTCGTTCTCCATGCTCGTATCCGTCGTCGTCTACGACCGCTACTTCGTCAAGATCATGAGGAGTTGGACCAACAACCCCAGAGGAATAACTCTGCTTCAGCGAATCGGAACGGGCTTCCTCCTCCACATCATCACCATGCTGGTCGCGTCTCTCACCGAGAGCAGACGACTACGGGCGGCCAGAGACGACGTTCGGCTCACCATCTTCGGACTGATTCCTCAGTTCGTTCTCATGGGAGTAGCCGATTGTTTCATGGTGGTGGGGATGGTGGAGTTCTTCTACAGCCAAGCGCCTGAGAGCATGAAGAGTTTGGGGACTTCCTACTCGTTTGCCACCTATGGCGTCGGCAACATTCTCAGCAGCCTTCTGCTCATGGCCGTCTCTGACATTACCAAGAGGAATGGCAGGGAGGGATGGATCTCGAACAACCTCAATTCATCGCATCTGGATTTCTACTATGCATTGCTGGGAGTCCTCGGTTTCATCAACTTCGTCTTCTTCGTCTACGTCAGTAGGGTGTACGTGTACAAGGCCGAGGTGTACGAACAACAGGTGGAGGCATCGACGGAGCAGCATCGTGCAGCATGAAGACTCCACCGTGCATGTCAAGAGTCGGCTACCGTCGTGTACACAAAGCAGGAATGAATAGGAAGATTAATCAATGGACACGTGGAAACATCCTACTTCACCAATATCCTATATATatggattaaaataaaatatatttttagtttTTATACTTCTATCAGTAAAAACAAA
It encodes the following:
- the LOC135652269 gene encoding RNA demethylase ALKBH9B-like encodes the protein MEDDSFVQEYEPSELEIAAEFLTNWLPFLTRGLCDGCSAALRSRIHSLRPGSPGEAKAEASASTIVEDPAASVSAGADELLNQHAGIQPTEWDPDPPASSDSPRVRMSWADMAQEDELEEAAEGEEDAEAERRSSVDATGGESKGKGNTLRKETGLSREQREEIRFKNVVRKKDFICLERVKGKIVNILDGLELHTGVFSAAEQKRIVDFVYELQGKGKNHQLGEHTYSEPPKWMCGKGRVTIQFGCCYNYSMDKNGNPPGILKNVVADPVPHLFKVIIRRLVRWHVIPRTCIPDSCIVNIYELGDSIPPHIDSHDFVRPFCTVSFLSECNILFGSNLQIAGSGEFPGSVAIPLPVGSVLVLNGNAADVAKHCIPAVPSKRISITFRKMDESKWPVGFLPAADLQNIQPLEYTAEAKGHPRQDKNSQPVIESKSFKKGKRTKGRPGAMKPGPNFQDRQHHSNDSGIHARRSNLDGQSPSNSSSNSFGRGSISGQRITESKFRPEFQDFESHEVVHSPTDSTAHVQHGEEETGNVDRREHGGRVVRLEQRRIIISSSVEGGVEDLAPANRFSDLPRVSRVQVRSLNSSSRRKVRMNLSDGQSSC